From the genome of Ananas comosus cultivar F153 linkage group 18, ASM154086v1, whole genome shotgun sequence, one region includes:
- the LOC109724400 gene encoding uncharacterized protein LOC109724400 isoform X1, whose product MATRRAASLYGLLLRRPPPPPTAAAAASAAPFHSRDFEAFSYGMWRHYSNCKPASPIKLNSFRSAIYPFSTSARSEVGESKISIGPKTKELEKDDEDANVVYRGPISSTIKKVKLLSLSTCCLSVSLGPVITFMTSPGMNVILKGAVASTVIFLSASTTAALHWFVSPYIHKLRWRPGSDSFEVVMMSWLATPISKTIKFADVVPPATNRPFVTFKADGSFYFVDVEHFHNKALLARLTPDNRAHQSAFKNL is encoded by the exons ATGGCGACGAGACGAGCCGCTTCTCTCTacggcctcctcctccgccgccctccgccgccgccaacggcggcggcggcggcgtcggcggcgccgTTCCACAGCCGAG ATTTCGAGGCTTTTTCATATGGAATGTGGAGGCATTATTCAAATTGCAAACCTGCATCTCCAATTAAGCTCAACAGCTTTAGATCAGCAATATATCCATTTTCTACTTCTGCAAGATCTGAAGTTGGTGAAAGCAAGATTAGCATCGGACCCAAAACCAAAGAGCTCGAAAAGGATGACGAAGATGCTAATGTTGTGTACCGAGGACCTATCTCCTCAACCATAAAGAAAGTGAAGCTTCTGTCTCTCTCGACGTGCTGCCTTTCTGTCTCTCTTGGACCAGTCATAACATTCATGACTTCACCCGGCATGAACGTAATCTTAAAAGGTGCGGTTGCTTCTACTGTGATATTCTTAAGTGCTTCTACCACCGCGGCTTTGCACTGGTTTGTGAGCCCCTACATTCACAAGCTGAGGTGGCGGCCAGGTTCAGATAGCTTTGAGGTGGTGATGATGTCATGGCTGGCCACACCAATCTCGAAGACAATCAAGTTTGCTGATGTGGTGCCGCCGGCAACCAACCGGCCGTTTGTTACCTTCAAGGCGGATGGTAGCTTCTACTTCGTTGATGTTGAGCATTTCCACAACAAAGCCTTGTTGGCGAGATTGACACCTGATAATCGGGCTCATCAATCAGCTTTCAAGAACCTTTAA
- the LOC109724400 gene encoding uncharacterized protein LOC109724400 isoform X2: MHDAFVLLHFVLTSSFVTKHTDTICSPLFFFFFHRSDFEAFSYGMWRHYSNCKPASPIKLNSFRSAIYPFSTSARSEVGESKISIGPKTKELEKDDEDANVVYRGPISSTIKKVKLLSLSTCCLSVSLGPVITFMTSPGMNVILKGSDSFEVVMMSWLATPISKTIKFADVVPPATNRPFVTFKADGSFYFVDVEHFHNKALLARLTPDNRAHQSAFKNL, from the exons ATGCATGATGCTTTTGTGTTGCTCCATTTTGTATTAACTAGTAGCTTTGTTACAAAGCACACAGACACTATATgttctcctcttttctttttcttttttcatcgaTCAGATTTCGAGGCTTTTTCATATGGAATGTGGAGGCATTATTCAAATTGCAAACCTGCATCTCCAATTAAGCTCAACAGCTTTAGATCAGCAATATATCCATTTTCTACTTCTGCAAGATCTGAAGTTGGTGAAAGCAAGATTAGCATCGGACCCAAAACCAAAGAGCTCGAAAAGGATGACGAAGATGCTAATGTTGTGTACCGAGGACCTATCTCCTCAACCATAAAGAAAGTGAAGCTTCTGTCTCTCTCGACGTGCTGCCTTTCTGTCTCTCTTGGACCAGTCATAACATTCATGACTTCACCCGGCATGAACGTAATCTTAAAAG GTTCAGATAGCTTTGAGGTGGTGATGATGTCATGGCTGGCCACACCAATCTCGAAGACAATCAAGTTTGCTGATGTGGTGCCGCCGGCAACCAACCGGCCGTTTGTTACCTTCAAGGCGGATGGTAGCTTCTACTTCGTTGATGTTGAGCATTTCCACAACAAAGCCTTGTTGGCGAGATTGACACCTGATAATCGGGCTCATCAATCAGCTTTCAAGAACCTTTAA
- the LOC109724093 gene encoding elongation factor 1-alpha-like: MRKEKVHINIVVIGHVDSGKSTTTGHLIYKLGGIDKRVIERFEKEAAEMNKRSFKYAWVLDKLKAERERGITIDIALWKFETTKYYCTVIDAPGHRDFIKNMITGTSQADCAVLIIDSTTGGFEAGISKDGQTREHALLAFTLGVKQMICCCNKMDATTPKYSKARYDEIVKEVSSYLKKVGYNPDKIPFVPISGFEGDNMIERSTNLDWYKGPTLLEALDLIQEPKRPTDKPLRLPLQDVYKIGGIGTVPVGRVETGVLKPGMVVTFGPTGLTTEVKSVEMHHEALQEALPGDNVGFNVKNVAVKDLKRGFVASNSKEDPAKEAASFTSQVIIMNHPGQIGNGYAPVLDCHTSHIAVKFAEILTKIDRRSGKELEKEPKFLKNGDAGFVKMIPTKPMVVETFSEYPPLGRFAVRDMRQTVAVGVIKSVEKKDPTGAKVTKAAAKKK, encoded by the exons ATGCGTAAGGAGAAGGTTCACATCAACATTGTGGTCATTGGCCATGTCGACTCAGGCAAGTCGACCACCACTGGTCACCTCATCTACAAGCTCGGAGGTATCGACAAGCGTGTTATTGAAAGATTCGAGAAGGAAGCTGCTGAGATGAACAAGAGGTCATTCAAGTATGCGTGGGTCCTTGACAAGCTCAAGGCTGAGCGGGAGCGTGGTATCACCATTGATATTGCTTTGTGGAAATTCGAGACCACCAAGTACTACTGTACAGTCATTGACGCGCCCGGGCATCGGGACTTCATCAAGAACATGATTACCGGAACCTCCCAGGCCGACTGTGCCGTCCTTATCATTGATTCCACCACTGGTGGTTTTGAAGCTGGTATCTCGAAGGATGGTCAGACTCGTGAGCACGCCTTGCTTGCTTTCACTCTTGGAGTGAAGCAAATGATTTGCTGCTGCAACAAG ATGGATGCCACCACTCCAAAGTACTCCAAGGCCAGGTACGACGAAATTGTTAAGGAAGTTTCATCCTACCTCAAGAAGGTTGGATACAACCCCGATAAGATCCCCTTCGTCCCCATCTCCGGCTTCGAAGGTGACAACATGATTGAGAGGTCAACCAACCTCGACTGGTACAAGGGCCCAACCCTTCTTGAGGCCCTCGACTTGATTCAGGAGCCAAAGAGGCCCACCGACAAGCCTCTCCGCCTTCCCCTTCAGGACGTCTACAAGATTGGTGGTATCGGCACCGTCCCGGTGGGTCGTGTTGAAACCGGTGTCCTCAAGCCCGGTATGGTGGTCACTTTTGGGCCCACTGGGCTGACCACTGAGGTCAAGTCTGTGGAGATGCACCACGAGGCCCTTCAGGAGGCCTTACCTGGTGATAACGTTGGCTTCAACGTTAAGAACGTCGCCGTCAAGGATCTCAAGCGTGGTTTCGTCGCCTCCAACTCGAAGGAAGATCCTGCAAAGGAGGCCGCTAGCTTCACTTCTCAGGTTATCATCATGAACCACCCCGGACAGATTGGCAATGGCTATGCTCCCGTACTCGACTGCCACACCTCCCACATTGCCGTTAAGTTTGCTGAGATCCTCACCAAGATTGATCGCCGCTCTGGCAAGGAGCTCGAGAAGGAGCCCAAGTTCTTGAAGAACGGTGATGCGGGCTTTGTTAAGATGATTCCGACCAAGCCCATGGTTGTTGAGACCTTCTCCGAGTACCCGCCCCTTGGCCGTTTTGCCGTCCGTGACATGAGGCAGACCGTTGCTGTCGGAGTGATCAAGAGTGTCGAGAAGAAGGATCCCACTGGCGCCAAGGTCACCAAGGCTGCCGCGAAGAAGAAGTGA